The Marinitoga hydrogenitolerans DSM 16785 genome includes a region encoding these proteins:
- a CDS encoding permease, which translates to MTKIKDLIKNNKLIFISIILYSIAFFVKPEIFFRGLEMTKGFLIEMIEVMPPILIISSLITVWVPSEVIMKHFGKDSGIKGKFLSIFTGAISAGPIYAAFPVAQALFLKGASIANLVIIISSWAVVKVVMFMVESSFLGLSFALTRYALTIPAILIMGYIMEKLVSREDILNEIENKDNKIIYKNSKEVLNDLPNMNCGACGYANCKLFAEGVIKGEVTIDDCVIRQKTKKIA; encoded by the coding sequence ATGACAAAAATAAAAGATTTAATAAAAAACAATAAATTGATATTTATCAGTATAATTCTTTATTCTATAGCATTTTTTGTAAAACCAGAAATATTTTTTAGAGGTTTAGAAATGACAAAAGGGTTTCTTATAGAAATGATTGAAGTTATGCCGCCTATCCTTATTATATCCTCGTTAATAACAGTTTGGGTACCTTCAGAAGTTATTATGAAACATTTTGGTAAGGACTCAGGTATAAAAGGTAAATTTTTATCGATATTTACAGGAGCAATATCAGCAGGACCAATTTATGCAGCTTTTCCAGTTGCTCAGGCATTATTTTTAAAAGGAGCAAGTATAGCAAATCTTGTGATTATAATCAGTTCTTGGGCAGTAGTTAAAGTTGTAATGTTTATGGTAGAATCAAGCTTTCTTGGATTATCCTTTGCATTGACTAGATATGCATTAACAATACCAGCAATACTTATAATGGGATATATTATGGAAAAATTAGTTAGCAGAGAAGATATTTTGAATGAGATTGAAAATAAAGATAATAAGATTATATATAAAAATTCAAAAGAAGTATTGAATGATTTGCCAAATATGAATTGTGGAGCATGTGGATATGCTAATTGTAAATTGTTTGCTGAAGGCGTTATAAAAGGGGAAGTAACAATAGATGACTGTGTTATCAGACAAAAAACAAAAAAGATAGCATAA
- a CDS encoding 50S ribosomal protein L11 methyltransferase, protein MEFIEYIFVLPNRLEDEIETFFSINEFKTYYFDKPTKGQSVVKVYINLKNPENQIIEYLEGKLELLSKQNITEDEWLKPWRESLKPFEFIEDIWILPDPEKRYEIPENVKVIKIIPGTAFGTGLHPTTKLAAENLVKVINEGADVLDVGTGTGILSIISKLYGADKILSLDYDILAVEKANETFRLNNLNIEVKQSDLLQNVNENERYDIIIANIVVPILLRLLDDEKLDKILNENGYLILSGINKERETEIANKIFEKEYNIISREEDSGWISLLLQKRI, encoded by the coding sequence ATGGAATTTATAGAATATATTTTTGTTTTACCAAATAGATTAGAAGATGAAATAGAAACGTTTTTTTCAATAAATGAATTTAAGACCTATTATTTTGATAAGCCAACAAAGGGACAATCGGTTGTTAAAGTATATATAAACTTAAAAAATCCAGAAAATCAAATTATTGAATATTTAGAAGGTAAATTAGAATTATTATCAAAACAAAATATTACAGAAGATGAGTGGTTAAAGCCATGGAGAGAATCGCTAAAACCCTTTGAATTTATTGAAGACATATGGATATTGCCAGATCCAGAAAAAAGATATGAAATTCCAGAAAATGTGAAAGTTATAAAGATAATACCAGGAACAGCATTTGGAACAGGATTACATCCTACAACCAAATTAGCAGCCGAAAATTTAGTTAAAGTAATAAACGAAGGGGCAGATGTTTTGGATGTCGGGACTGGAACTGGAATATTATCAATAATTTCAAAATTATATGGAGCTGATAAAATTTTATCTCTTGATTACGATATATTAGCTGTAGAAAAAGCTAATGAAACCTTTAGATTAAACAATTTAAATATAGAGGTGAAACAATCGGACTTGCTACAAAATGTAAATGAAAATGAAAGATACGATATAATAATAGCAAATATAGTAGTTCCTATATTATTGAGATTATTAGATGATGAAAAATTGGATAAAATATTAAATGAAAATGGTTATTTAATCTTATCAGGAATAAATAAAGAAAGAGAAACAGAAATAGCTAATAAAATATTTGAAAAAGAATATAATATAATTTCTAGAGAGGAAGATTCTGGGTGGATATCTCTACTCCTACAAAAAAGGATATAG
- a CDS encoding Do family serine endopeptidase, with protein MKKIVIAMTLLLAVVSTFAFVNPDYVSPVVNVVNEAAPAVVNIEAVGHRQASIDPFFEDFYKRFFGESPWTQDREFKALGTGFIFDKRGYILTNYHVVENADEITITTLKGKKYKAKYVGGDKDLDIAVLQVKTKDELPVIELGNSDDIQIGEWAIAIGNPLGFKHTVTLGVVSAVHRKIPKPDGNGYYADLIQTDAAINPGNSGGPLLNIHAQVIGINTAIINPSEGQNLGFAIPINFAKRFAESLINTGKVSKAYLGVYIQNVTETLAKTFGLKVTKGAFVSDIEKGSPAEKAGIKPGDVIIKIDNKEINSADELVYIVKTYPAGEKIKVVVNRKGKEITYEIVLAEREEFAKATNEYYLGLKVRDLTPEDLNELRLPKGMYGVMVEDVKDGSDAQYVNIKKGDIIMEMYVNGKGAKLETIKDFQKLSSKIKKGDYIGFIVFRNGYRMSVYFTYSGN; from the coding sequence GTGAAGAAAATAGTTATTGCAATGACATTGTTATTAGCAGTAGTTTCAACGTTTGCTTTTGTAAATCCAGATTATGTTTCACCAGTTGTTAATGTAGTAAATGAGGCAGCACCAGCAGTTGTTAATATTGAAGCGGTTGGTCATAGGCAAGCTTCTATAGATCCGTTTTTTGAAGACTTTTATAAAAGATTTTTCGGCGAATCTCCATGGACTCAAGATAGGGAATTTAAAGCTTTAGGGACAGGATTTATCTTTGATAAAAGAGGATATATATTAACTAATTATCATGTTGTGGAAAATGCTGATGAAATAACAATAACGACATTAAAAGGTAAGAAATATAAAGCAAAGTATGTTGGTGGGGATAAAGATTTAGATATAGCAGTTTTGCAGGTTAAAACAAAGGATGAATTGCCTGTAATAGAATTAGGAAATTCTGATGATATTCAAATTGGTGAATGGGCAATTGCTATTGGTAACCCATTAGGATTTAAACATACAGTTACATTAGGTGTTGTAAGTGCAGTACATAGAAAAATACCAAAACCTGATGGGAACGGATATTATGCAGATTTAATACAAACAGATGCAGCAATTAATCCTGGAAATAGTGGAGGTCCGTTATTAAATATACATGCACAGGTTATAGGTATAAACACTGCAATTATCAATCCATCAGAAGGTCAGAATTTAGGTTTTGCAATACCTATTAATTTTGCAAAAAGATTTGCAGAATCATTAATAAATACTGGAAAGGTTTCTAAAGCATATTTAGGTGTATATATACAAAATGTAACAGAAACTTTGGCTAAAACATTTGGCTTAAAAGTAACAAAAGGAGCTTTTGTTAGTGATATAGAAAAAGGTTCTCCTGCAGAGAAAGCAGGTATAAAGCCAGGTGATGTAATTATAAAAATAGATAATAAGGAAATTAACAGTGCAGATGAACTAGTGTACATAGTTAAAACATATCCAGCTGGAGAAAAAATTAAAGTAGTTGTTAATAGAAAGGGAAAAGAAATTACATATGAAATTGTTTTAGCAGAAAGAGAAGAATTTGCAAAAGCAACAAATGAATATTATCTTGGATTAAAAGTTAGAGATTTAACCCCAGAGGATTTAAACGAATTAAGATTACCAAAAGGTATGTATGGTGTAATGGTAGAAGATGTTAAAGATGGATCTGATGCACAGTATGTAAATATTAAAAAAGGCGATATAATAATGGAAATGTATGTAAATGGAAAAGGTGCAAAATTAGAAACTATAAAAGATTTCCAAAAATTATCATCAAAAATAAAAAAAGGTGATTATATAGGATTTATAGTCTTTAGAAATGGTTATAGAATGTCAGTATACTTTACCTATAGTGGGAATTAA
- a CDS encoding ATP-binding cassette domain-containing protein, giving the protein MKKNTILGLLLIIFTWWIIAFFTNNQLLIPFPQNVFKEMGKLFLDYSFYTDLLNTVSKIIIGFFISLLIGIPIGFISGLSQRFFEIFRPFLMIIQSSPVVSYIAISMLWFGIGFYTPIFVAFMVIFPVIVLNISEGIKSTDKKLLEMAKVYNIRKKDIFLKIYFPSIIPFLKSTLNMISGSLWKSIVVGEFLAGDKGLGVSLSFSKIALNTDRVFAYTILLAIFGMLSEKFLKKLSKNKKKKKEIKNIKVVHINKNNNKNLHDIIIKGLNKKFGNDVILSGFDIIFKKSKINVLLGESGIGKTTILNILSGILKKESGEIIVEGKIGYVFQDDRLIPWLNVYENIVFVNDEINLEIIEKYLKSFNLEKEILSKYPDELSGGMKKRINLLRAIAYNPDIILMDEAFSSIDVSNKYKIIKELINIQKEEKFTVIMVTHDPFEVANFGENVFILEGKPLKIKKIMNFKRVFERNLEDNHEILYKINKILLG; this is encoded by the coding sequence ATGAAGAAAAATACGATTCTTGGTCTTTTATTAATTATATTTACATGGTGGATTATAGCATTTTTTACGAATAATCAACTTTTAATCCCATTTCCTCAAAATGTTTTTAAAGAAATGGGAAAGCTTTTTTTAGACTACTCATTTTATACCGACTTATTAAATACAGTATCAAAAATAATTATAGGCTTTTTTATCTCTCTATTAATAGGAATACCTATAGGGTTTATTTCAGGTTTAAGCCAACGTTTTTTTGAAATCTTTAGGCCGTTTTTAATGATTATTCAAAGTTCTCCAGTAGTATCTTATATTGCTATATCAATGTTATGGTTTGGTATAGGATTTTACACGCCAATTTTTGTCGCTTTTATGGTTATTTTTCCAGTAATAGTTTTAAATATATCTGAGGGAATAAAATCTACAGATAAAAAATTATTAGAAATGGCTAAAGTTTATAACATTAGAAAAAAAGATATTTTTTTAAAAATATACTTTCCATCAATAATCCCTTTCTTGAAATCCACATTAAATATGATATCTGGTAGTTTATGGAAGTCTATTGTAGTCGGAGAATTTTTAGCAGGTGACAAAGGTCTTGGTGTGAGTCTTTCCTTTTCTAAAATAGCATTGAATACAGATAGAGTTTTTGCATATACAATATTATTAGCTATTTTCGGAATGTTATCAGAAAAATTTTTGAAAAAACTTTCTAAAAATAAAAAAAAGAAAAAAGAAATAAAAAATATTAAAGTTGTTCACATTAATAAAAATAACAATAAAAATTTACATGATATTATCATTAAAGGATTGAACAAAAAGTTTGGAAATGATGTCATATTATCAGGCTTTGATATTATTTTTAAAAAGTCAAAAATAAATGTATTACTTGGTGAATCTGGAATAGGGAAAACAACAATATTGAATATATTATCAGGAATATTAAAAAAAGAAAGTGGAGAAATAATTGTTGAAGGCAAAATAGGGTATGTTTTTCAAGACGATAGATTAATTCCATGGCTTAATGTATATGAAAATATTGTATTTGTTAATGACGAGATAAATTTGGAAATTATAGAAAAGTATCTTAAATCATTTAATTTAGAAAAAGAGATCTTATCAAAATATCCCGATGAATTGTCTGGTGGAATGAAAAAAAGAATAAATCTTTTGAGGGCAATTGCGTATAATCCAGATATTATTTTAATGGATGAGGCTTTTTCTTCAATAGATGTTTCAAATAAATACAAAATAATAAAAGAATTAATAAATATACAAAAAGAAGAAAAATTCACAGTTATAATGGTAACACATGATCCTTTTGAAGTAGCAAATTTTGGAGAAAATGTGTTTATTTTAGAAGGAAAACCTTTAAAAATAAAGAAAATAATGAATTTTAAAAGAGTATTTGAAAGAAATTTAGAAGACAACCACGAAATTCTTTATAAAATTAACAAGATTTTGTTAGGATAA
- a CDS encoding permease, with protein MNTVVLIVIAVVFLVWSIFKSKEKTKESLILSKNLLVKTFIEIIGVMALVGLVLAILPPELIKQLLGNSNEFLSTIYGAIIGALTIIPAFIAFPLSKSLYQSGANLTAIAAFITTLTMVGFATMPIEIKYFGKKFTLHRLWISFVAAILIASGMAVIL; from the coding sequence ATGAATACGGTAGTTTTAATTGTTATAGCAGTGGTATTTTTAGTATGGTCAATTTTCAAAAGTAAGGAAAAAACAAAAGAAAGCCTTATTTTATCAAAGAATTTACTTGTAAAAACATTTATAGAAATTATAGGAGTCATGGCTTTAGTTGGATTGGTTTTAGCGATATTACCCCCTGAATTAATTAAACAATTATTAGGTAATTCAAATGAATTTTTGAGTACTATTTATGGCGCTATTATAGGAGCTCTTACCATAATTCCAGCGTTTATAGCATTTCCATTATCAAAGTCTCTTTATCAAAGTGGTGCTAATTTAACAGCAATAGCGGCATTTATTACAACATTAACAATGGTGGGTTTTGCAACAATGCCAATAGAAATAAAATATTTTGGTAAAAAATTTACATTACATAGATTGTGGATAAGTTTTGTAGCAGCAATATTAATTGCTTCCGGAATGGCGGTGATATTATGA
- a CDS encoding GGDEF domain-containing protein, which produces MKRKNVRTASVVYYRDIRTHIVIFILIFFGILSIIKNILLGDYASAINSGMKFLAILTIRFGLYITAPITDISIYSFSIIQLFNLNLYYIDNIIFGITLILSFRDMLRARKYLFTDSLTGLLNRRYFVEIIPKVIKLKEYVGKEFGLIVLDLDNFKPVNDNFGHKSGDYVLRKTGEIINNSIRKSDLAIRYGGDEFVVLVNAKDEKVLDGIIKRIDEKIRKDLYIYNVSISAGKSIKYKDDNISLDEMFEKADKNMYENKKRRKNAR; this is translated from the coding sequence TTGAAAAGAAAGAATGTGAGAACTGCATCTGTTGTTTATTATAGGGATATAAGAACGCATATTGTTATATTTATTTTAATCTTTTTTGGAATATTGTCTATAATAAAAAATATACTTTTAGGTGATTATGCTTCCGCTATAAATAGCGGGATGAAATTTTTGGCTATTTTAACGATTAGATTTGGTTTATATATAACAGCTCCAATAACAGATATATCAATTTATTCTTTTAGTATAATCCAACTTTTTAATCTTAATTTATATTATATCGATAATATAATATTTGGCATAACCTTGATTTTATCCTTTAGAGACATGCTCAGAGCCCGGAAATATTTGTTTACAGATTCGTTAACGGGGTTATTGAATCGAAGATATTTTGTTGAAATTATTCCAAAGGTTATAAAATTAAAGGAATATGTTGGTAAAGAATTTGGATTAATAGTTTTAGATCTTGATAACTTTAAACCTGTTAACGATAATTTTGGTCATAAATCTGGAGATTACGTGTTGAGGAAAACAGGTGAAATTATCAATAATTCCATTAGGAAATCAGATTTGGCTATAAGATATGGTGGAGATGAATTTGTTGTCCTTGTAAATGCTAAAGATGAAAAAGTATTGGATGGAATAATAAAGAGAATAGATGAAAAAATTAGGAAAGACTTATATATATATAATGTATCTATTTCAGCAGGGAAAAGCATAAAATATAAAGATGATAACATTTCATTAGATGAAATGTTTGAAAAAGCTGATAAAAATATGTATGAAAATAAAAAAAGGAGAAAGAATGCTAGATAA
- a CDS encoding Crp/Fnr family transcriptional regulator — MNSLIIKEIMSLKKQLKNYSKISIAKKNEILHSPHEKLEQMSIVIEGKLKVVKFTSEGNEQVLKYVNENESFGEGLIFADECYPSFIIAEKKSKVLEISKEGILYLFKKNEDFLVMYLNEISKKMINLSNVIDILIIKSIKERIIKYFILLSKQQKSKIVYFKSKQKIANDIGSVREVVSKKIKELEKEGILKIIDKHHVKILKEKLLE; from the coding sequence ATGAATAGTTTAATAATAAAAGAAATAATGTCTCTAAAGAAACAGTTGAAAAATTATAGTAAAATTTCTATTGCTAAAAAAAATGAAATTTTGCATTCCCCACATGAAAAATTAGAACAGATGAGTATAGTAATTGAAGGAAAATTAAAAGTTGTGAAATTTACATCTGAGGGAAATGAACAGGTGTTAAAGTATGTAAATGAAAATGAAAGTTTTGGTGAAGGTTTGATATTTGCTGATGAGTGTTATCCATCGTTTATAATAGCAGAAAAAAAATCAAAAGTATTGGAAATTTCAAAAGAAGGAATTTTGTATTTATTTAAAAAAAATGAAGATTTTCTTGTTATGTATTTAAATGAAATATCTAAGAAAATGATAAATCTTTCAAATGTTATAGATATTCTCATAATTAAATCAATAAAAGAAAGAATTATCAAATATTTTATTTTATTATCCAAGCAACAAAAATCGAAAATAGTTTATTTTAAATCAAAACAAAAAATAGCTAATGATATTGGTAGTGTAAGAGAAGTTGTGTCAAAGAAAATAAAGGAATTAGAAAAAGAGGGTATATTAAAAATAATTGATAAACATCATGTTAAAATATTGAAAGAAAAACTTCTCGAATAA
- a CDS encoding DUF501 domain-containing protein, giving the protein MDISTPTKKDIEIVEKQINRKPNKIISIPKRCSFGIPQVIESYPIKRDKPFPTLYWLTCPHLIKEVGKLESRGKIKEWENELKNNENLKKEYKNAHLEERKKRNKLLNNEPLWVKKRLENIGIGGISNFESIKCFHLQLASYLGGTKNPIGERVWNILEKKECENCICCLL; this is encoded by the coding sequence GTGGATATCTCTACTCCTACAAAAAAGGATATAGAAATAGTTGAAAAACAAATTAATAGAAAGCCAAATAAAATAATCTCAATACCTAAAAGATGTTCTTTTGGCATTCCTCAAGTAATTGAAAGTTATCCAATAAAACGGGACAAACCGTTTCCGACTCTTTATTGGTTGACATGCCCTCATCTTATAAAAGAGGTAGGGAAATTGGAATCTCGGGGCAAAATAAAAGAATGGGAAAATGAATTAAAAAATAATGAAAATTTAAAAAAAGAATATAAAAATGCACATTTGGAAGAAAGGAAAAAAAGAAATAAATTGTTAAATAATGAGCCATTATGGGTAAAAAAACGATTGGAAAATATAGGTATTGGGGGAATAAGTAATTTTGAAAGTATTAAATGCTTTCACTTACAATTAGCATCATATTTAGGGGGGACAAAAAACCCTATAGGTGAAAGGGTGTGGAATATCCTTGAAAAGAAAGAATGTGAGAACTGCATCTGTTGTTTATTATAG
- the uvrC gene encoding excinuclease ABC subunit UvrC, translating into MLDKKVLKDIPNEPGVYIFKDKNSKPIYIGKAKKLKNRVSSYFSKSNQEKNEKVKKIVEESEFLDYIVVRNEDESLILESNLIFNHKPKYNILLKDTRVYPYIAITKEEYPQIKLVRTKKGEKADFYGPYSNVGMVRGIIEIIQWVYKVRTCERNLDRKSKPCFLYHLGKCYAPCYVDVDKKEYRKSVNKVKRFLKGNIKSIRKYIEENMHQYAKILNFEKAAQLRDLLFKLDRLFIPIGVEMVQNKNIDIIAKDEEYPIVVLLIIRQGYMISKLTFTIDGDINEFIHQYYLIRNNIVPEEIWVSDLNNEIENEIIYHLKQKGLKDLKKLKTENEELYTIAYRNLKEEVKKQTDLGNTLKQAKEILSLKKIPRIIEGIDISHLQGMYTVASLITFENGKPKKENYRKYRLDEFKEPNDFESIKAVIKKRYTKHPLPDLLFIDGGKGQVNSAVNALGEIGYTLNDIDIVGIAKEDERIVFPGEIDDLHLPLDHPVLRMLIFIRDETHRFAITFNRKLRAKRFEKSKLDDIPGVGAKRKKILIEHFGSLKNIKDATWEEINKVIKNEKISKKIKEFFD; encoded by the coding sequence ATGCTAGATAAAAAGGTATTAAAAGACATTCCTAATGAACCCGGAGTATATATATTTAAAGATAAAAATTCAAAGCCAATATATATTGGCAAGGCGAAAAAGTTAAAAAATAGAGTATCTTCATATTTTAGCAAATCTAATCAAGAAAAAAATGAAAAAGTAAAAAAAATTGTAGAAGAATCAGAGTTTTTAGATTATATAGTAGTAAGAAATGAAGATGAATCACTTATTTTAGAATCTAATTTGATATTTAACCATAAGCCTAAATATAATATATTATTAAAGGATACAAGAGTGTATCCTTATATTGCTATTACAAAAGAAGAATATCCACAAATAAAATTAGTTAGAACAAAAAAAGGCGAAAAAGCAGATTTTTACGGACCGTATTCAAATGTTGGGATGGTAAGAGGTATTATTGAAATAATACAATGGGTATACAAAGTCAGAACATGTGAAAGAAATTTAGATAGAAAATCAAAACCATGTTTTTTATACCATCTTGGAAAATGTTACGCTCCATGTTATGTAGATGTTGATAAAAAGGAATATAGGAAATCTGTAAACAAGGTAAAACGATTTTTAAAGGGGAATATTAAGTCAATTAGAAAATATATCGAGGAAAACATGCATCAATATGCGAAAATATTAAACTTTGAAAAAGCAGCTCAATTAAGAGATTTGTTATTTAAATTAGATAGATTATTTATACCTATTGGTGTTGAGATGGTTCAAAATAAAAATATAGATATTATTGCAAAGGATGAAGAATATCCAATAGTTGTTTTGCTCATTATAAGACAAGGATATATGATTTCAAAACTAACATTCACTATAGATGGAGATATAAATGAATTTATACATCAATATTATTTAATTCGAAACAATATAGTCCCTGAAGAAATATGGGTAAGCGATTTAAATAATGAAATAGAAAATGAAATTATATATCATCTAAAACAAAAAGGATTAAAAGATTTAAAAAAATTGAAAACTGAAAATGAAGAATTATATACAATAGCATATAGAAATTTAAAAGAAGAAGTAAAAAAACAAACGGATTTAGGAAACACGTTAAAACAAGCAAAAGAAATATTATCGCTGAAAAAGATTCCTCGGATAATTGAAGGTATAGACATCTCTCACTTGCAAGGTATGTATACAGTAGCCTCTTTAATAACATTTGAAAATGGGAAACCTAAAAAAGAAAATTATAGAAAATATAGATTAGATGAATTCAAAGAACCTAATGATTTTGAATCGATAAAAGCTGTTATTAAAAAAAGATATACAAAACATCCTTTACCAGACTTATTATTTATTGATGGAGGAAAAGGGCAAGTAAATTCTGCAGTAAACGCACTTGGAGAAATTGGATATACATTAAATGATATAGATATTGTAGGTATAGCTAAAGAGGATGAAAGAATAGTTTTTCCAGGTGAAATTGATGATTTGCATCTTCCACTTGATCATCCAGTATTAAGAATGTTAATTTTTATAAGAGATGAAACACATAGATTTGCCATAACTTTTAATAGAAAATTAAGAGCAAAAAGATTTGAAAAATCTAAACTTGATGATATTCCTGGGGTGGGAGCAAAAAGAAAAAAAATACTTATAGAACATTTTGGTTCTTTGAAAAACATTAAAGATGCAACATGGGAAGAAATCAATAAAGTAATAAAAAATGAAAAAATATCAAAAAAAATAAAGGAATTTTTTGATTAA